GTTggttttataaatttgaaaaagtttACTAAGAAAATTGCAGAAAGTTGCAATATTAGATAGTTCAATGCTCTGAGAATCTGGTAAAGCACAAGAAGATCTATTCCGGTGCATCAACAAAGGCCTTTACAGAAATCACAGTCTGAAATCCTACCATCTATTACACCCAAGTACAGGTACTAGGCAGTCAAGTGAAACTAGATCCATTTCCCCATCTCATGGTTTAACATCTATGTTCAATGGTGTTGTAAGTCATTTCTCCGTTTGACATTACAAGGTTTTATAAAGATAGCAGTAGatagaattttaatttaactAAGCTTTTGAAGAACAGATGCTCTACCTAATTCCACTTGAAGTTTCCAAGGCTTGTATCACAGTATGGGACAAACTTTTTCCCTTCTTATCATATTGCCCTGTTCTAGTTATCTATTGCTATATTTTGCTCGCCTGGCGAAGAGCTCTTGTTGGCAGTCTAACGAATCCAGATTTGTTCATGAAAAGCTTAATCATAGacacatttatttgtatattgATTTTTGTCTTTGGCGTGAGGAAAAGCGACCTTGCTATTCCCAAGTGATGATATGCTGAGTCAAGTTTTGTCCTTAGCCACCTTCTCCAACCAAAATCCATGTTTTGTCCTCAACCACCTTCTCCAACCAATCCACACTCTCAGCTCAGCCCACAATTACGCCAACTCGTGATATATTATTACCAaaccttctccctctctctctctctctctctctaatatatatatatatatatatatatatatatatatgagagagagagatggacgtCACCTAAACTATTTTAATGTCGTCTTGGGTTCTGGACAGATCCGGCCCGCCCAAATTGCATCTAAAAACCCAATCTCTAAAACCCCTCACCCTTCTCCCTCAAGCCTCTACCGCTGCCCTTGGCACACACTCTCTCTATCTACTGTGTTTTTCTactacttcttcttcctcctcttctcccaaCCCAGAGATGATCGCCTCAGTCAGACACCTCCTTCCCATCCCAAACCTTAACCCTACTCCCAGCCATCACCGCAGGCCCTCCGCCATCGTTATCTGCAGCTCGAGGGTTGAGGCGTCGACCCGCAAAGCGGAGCCTCTTCCCGTCTTCTCCACCGTCCGATCCTTCGCTCCGGCCACCGTCGCTAACCTCGGCCCCGGCTTCGATTTCCTTGGCTGCGCTGTCTCCGGTATCGGCGACCACGTGACTGTAGTCGTCGATCCCTCCGTCAAGCCCGGCCGTGTTGCCATTACTGCCGTCCATGGCGCCCCCAAGCTGACCCTCGATCCGATGAATAACTGCGCCGGTATCGCCGCCATCGCCGTCCTCCGCGCTCTCGGCGTCCGGTCCGTCGGCGTGTCGCTCACTCTGGAGAAGGGGCTTCCCCTTGGGAGCGGCCTCGGCTCGAGTGCGGCCAgcgccgccgctgctgcctcCGCCGTGAACGCGCTGTTTGGCGACCTCCTCTCCGGCAACGATCTTGTCCTCGCGGGGCTAGAATCGGAGGCGAAGGTGAGCGGCCGCCACGCGGACAACATCGCTCCTTCTATCCTTGGGGGGTTCGTGCTCGTCCGCAGCTGCGATCCGCTTGAGCTTATCCGCCTGCCGTTTCCCGCCGGCCGCGAGCTCCTGTTCGTCCTCGTCTCGCCTGAGTTCGAAGCGCCGACCAAGAAAATGAGGGCTGTCCTGCCGGAGGAAATCGCGTTCAAGGACCACATCTGGAACTCTCGGCACGCGGCAGCTGTGGTTGCTGCCTTGGCTGCTGGGGACGTCGCCGCTCTCGGAGCAGCGATGTCGGCCGATCGGATCGTCGAACCGCGTCGGAGCCCGTTAATCCCCGGCATGGTGGCGGTGAAGGAAGCGGCGGTGGCTGCCGGGGCATTCGGTTGTACGATAAGCGGCGCCGGGCCGACGGCTGTAGCTGTGACTGACGACCAGGCGAAGGGTCAGGCGATCGGCGAAGCGATGGCAGAGGCGTTCTTGAAGGTGGGGGGATTGAGGTCGAAGGTGAGCGTGCAGAGGCTGGACCATGAGGGCGCGAGGGTGGTGAGTTCCATTCCCCACTGAGACTCTCAAGCGAGTTTCGTGTGCGCTTCTCCAAACCGtttgtttttctccaaaaaCAAGAATTTGGGAACTTTAATTTCGGTGAGCTCCGAGAAGAATATCTCGATATCTGTGGGAAACGCGTGAAAGCGTTTGTTGTAATCCTCATAAATGAGAATTTGGAAGTTCCCGTTTGGATTAGATTGTGGGGTACTGCCTCGCGATTTTAGGAGTTCATGTTTGAAAGGACATTTACTTGTTTACTGAAACACCCTTTGGTAAAAAAAACTTTGATCTCGCCACAACCCTCCAATCTTGACGCCTCATagtttggtaaaaaaaaaatcatgttaacTTCCTTTGATAAGATCTAAGGGCAAAGAATCACGACTCCCAGTACCACATTGATGGTGAAGGGAATCAAATAGTCCATCTTCTATGAAATATACGCAGGAGTATATGTGAATGTCCTATGCGggttgaattttgtttttgttccagAAAACAAATGCATTAGTTCATATTGAATATTGTTTGAAGACCACTAGAACGGGTTTGCTTTCTTTGTGTTTTAGACTTAGAGCCACTCGAGATGGGATTGCGATCTAAACCTAGCCTATGATATCCTATCTTCGGTtcactttctcaagaaaaaacaagattTAGTATGAAAATTGAGTAGATGACCTGTTGGAGATTGCCCACCAGCTATGTTAGCGACTTGGGGCTTAAATGGATTGGATTAcatgcaacaaaagaaaaaccaagaacCATCTCACCTTTAGAGATCCAAACAAACGACTTAAATCATGTTTGGATTGCAGGTATGGAGTTCAAATACTATTTTTTACTCTTGGAAAAGTGTGTACTTTATGGATAAACCCATATGAGATTATCTTAGAAGGTTCAGAGTTTATGCTCTCGATTTgagcaataaaaggaaaaactctCTTATGAGCAGCCACGCCTAAGTTCAGCTAAATTTAGCTGGATTATTGTTGAAGAGGTTATTCAAATATCCCAATCTAAAAGTGGTCTTATTGTGATGAAAAAGATAGCCAAAGTTGAAGGCACTTTATTCTGTTTGGTAGACACGTtttcccatgttttttttttttttttttttcccaaacatCTTGAGTGCCATGGGAAAGCTTAGACAACAAAATGCAAGGTTGGCACTTGATATGAGGTCTTCAATTTGATATCCTTTACATTTTCCACTTACCACTTTTTCCTATTCTGGCACTTGGCAACACGAACACTAAAacagtattttatgaatctatgtCAAAAATTATGCccgattcatagaacactagaACACAATATTCCACGAATTATTAATCCCCATCTTTGGAATAGCTTCATGGGACATTGTATTAGTGTTTTTGTTACCAAGGGCCGCTAAATATTTGACAAACTTGTATGAGTCATAAAAAGATGTATTAAATGCCCTTTATTCATGTTGGGCGTACTTGTATCAGCTGAGTTGCTCGTTGCTGGACTCCTAAGTCAAGATGATAAGCTTGAATGCATTTCTCCAGTTGAATAAAATTGAGCAATGATACCAGCCCTTTATTCATCTAGTGTAAAAATTAGTAATGCAATTTGGAACTCTCTTACATAGTGTAAATTGCATATTGAAGTCACCAATAGCTAAGGCTAAGGCCTTTAGGTGGTATTTGCTCGGGGTAGAGCTCATATCTGGGATGATCTCCAATCACCAATGATTTTAAATCTGCATATCTGAATCCTGACTTCCCCTTCCAACCCCAGATCCAGGGGCTGGTGCTGGtgggggccatggccccccttgattttggggaaaaaattttacatgttatGACTTCCAAAAGGtctcataagaaaaaaattcttagcTCTGCCCCTACTCAtattcacactttttttttacatataaaacgGATATGagatccactgtttgtttaaaccatggatttcaaatcagcCTCGGCTATGAGATCAGAGGCCGTCAAGCACCATGTGGTTAGAAAGAAGAGCTCGAGGTTGAACGAAGCATAGTTAAATACTCAAGGTGAATTTTGTAGCATAAAATTAAAGGCATATGCTATTTGAGGTAGGCACTATAAGAAAATAGTGtgagtgttatatgaatctgaCAAATCTTTTAAGTTAGATTCATCAAGAAACACATGTTTTATTTAGTGCTTTATAAATATGTCTTAAagattgaagcaaattcatgaaacactcagaAAGTATTCATGCTATCAAACGACCTCCAAGACAGAGTTTAGTGGACATTGAAAAATGGTGCAATTTCAACCGTTAATACAACATGAAGCAAATATGGGTTAAATCGAGCATAAAAAGTTCCTTCTGCTTCTTCGAGGAATAAAAATATCAAGTAAAAAAGTTTGTCTAAAGGAGGAAATCAAACAACCCTTGAAGTGGAAATGGACATGGCCTTGCCAATTCATTAGTCCCATTTACTTATCCTATCCTACCAGTCTATACTCTACTTCTAATTCGCAGTTTGCTAATCCAAAGAAGTAGCTTGATTTAGAAGGAAGAGGCAACATTAAActtaagtttttctttttcaaactcGGAAGAAAAACTCAATAAATTTTACTGTTGCAATTAGCGGTAAAACCTCACACATTCTCATTTGGAGAAGGTACGTCCATATTCGACTTGCAAAAGAATATGGTGCCGGGGTGGTGCAGGGGAGAATTGAACAGTCTGCCTAACTAGAAGCCACAAAATTTCCCACTGTTCAATTAATTTTGAGTTTGGGACTAATAAATCAGATGGAACTAATATAATTGGGTTAAGATTACAGAGGGAATGGATGGTTTGCTTCAGATTTTTCCAATAGGTATGCTATTGAAGGTACGTCAATAGGTTTGCTTGAAAAAGTGATCCGGAAATTTGCAGTCAGCGAGAGGGTTCCTTTCAATATCGGCAATACTAGTAGAAAATTTTGTTGGGTACAAAATGGAATACGACGCATATAGAGTGTCCTTGTGAAATCAGAGCACAACTAACTAAGCTGCTTGTCCCTGCAAAAGGCAGGAAGCggaaatcgagagagagagagagagagagatcttgatTAGTTTTACCGCCAGAATAATTCCAGTTAGAGAAAGTGGTTCGTAGTGCTGCTCAGGATCATCCGGTCTGTCTTTACCGAAGAGCGCCATGGATGGAAGgcgaaggagaagaaggacgCTGCCTTATTGGGGTTTCCTCATCgtggtttctttctttcttttattctgCAAAGAAAATCGCTCCTCCCCATTACCATTTTCGAACATATTTTCTCTTACCTCTCATTATGGAACTGCATTTTCTTGTTGAAGTGAGTTTCTTGGCAATCTCTGCCACGAATTCTGAGTCTTCGAACTGATTAGATTTCTTCGCAACCTTCTTATTCGCGTTTTTATGGCTGTTTTATTGCGTTCCTCTTGATGGTCAATTCTTGGTTTCATGTTTCCTGATTTTGCCCTTCCACGGTTCCTCTTGGGTACCAGTTTGCCTCTGGATCTCGTAATTGGTGTTTTCTAACTGGAACGCAGGTGCCCATCTTGATGCACATTGCAAATGCTGAGATTGGAAATTCGAGCTTACATTGGTCAGCCGACAGTGGGATGCTGTAAGATCCtttgttgtttcttctttccttgGTAATTGATAGTGTAGTATTTCATCTTTCTTGAAGCAGATTTTGAAACATGTTCCGTAGGCTACTGTTTATGTGTTTAGGAAACTTGACTTCAGTTTTATGTTTGTGGCCCTTTGTAATCTATCATGTCGTCGTGAATTGTCAACGTTTCTGGCCGTCTGGGAACGAACCCTTTCATGAACTGAATATGATTAAACCTACAAAGGTAGGACACGAACTGTGCTAATCGAGGGTACACAATTGGTGGTTGGGCCCGTGCAAACAAGAGAGTGTGCGACCATACGTTTTGTGGTTCAGACTTCGGAGTCAACACAGGCATTTGATTGGGATGCCATCTCTTTCGTTATCTAGTTTCCCTGCTAAAAGCTAGAATTTAGGACCAAGGATTAATGTTACCATGATCATGGCaggaaaatagagaagaaaaaaagttactgattgtttccttttctttctgaGTACCGGAATCACACGTGAGAAAATGGAAGGGCACCTTAATGTGTAAGATTAACCTTTGAAGAACCAATGCCTCCCATTATTTGAAACTTGTGAGGAGTTGAGGTCAAATCTTTGCCTGCTTGTCCAGCACTGCATGAATGGGGTGCAACGAGGATTAGTGAATGTATAATTGTTTCCCCTTAAGTTCTTTTTATCAGGGTAGTGAAGGCATCATAAAACTAAGTCAAAGGGGCAAGAAAGTGTCATTACAGAAGTTGGAAGATATTATAGAGATGGAGAAATTAGTGGAGAGAGCACCGTATCTTCCATTTCAAAACTCTCCTGTCAAATCCTAAACCTGTTGTAGTGacatttgcatcattttttcagtttgctCAATATTAATGATACAAATCTGGTTTTCCAAGTGAATGTCAAGCAGTGATCTCATTGAGCAACTGGCCGATCTTTCTGTCCAAGTAATCGCAACTTGCCGATCTTTCTGTCCAAGTAATCGCAACTTGCCAACACCAGGCAATATACTCTAGTATTTGCTTCACGTCTTGGATGCCACTGGGCTGGTAGTGTTGATTCCAGTAATGCCTAGGGGAAAGGAGATTAGAAACGTATACGTTCTCATTTTCTGGAGAGATAGGAAACTGGTTAATAGTCATTAAATTTCTTCCTCAACCTCGGAGATTGTTTGTTCCAGGACAGACTGTATGGTACATCATTTACAGCTACTCTTTAAAAACACCTATATTGTAGGCACAAATCATTCCTTGTATCATAAGGTTGACATGCTTTGTTGATAATTTGAACCTTAATTACAAACTATTTTACGAAAGGTCCTTTTCTTAAAAGTTTCAAGTAAATTGGGAACTCATTACAAAATTAGAAAGCTCTGGTAGATAAATGCTTCTTTCTGTTTTATGGATTAAAATAAACTAGATTTGATATGGAGTTATTAGGTATAAAGCTGAACACTTATTAACAACTTGAATATAACTAAGCTATGGAACTTTTTTCCAGAAAACATTGTTCTGTTGCTTGACAATTGGCATTATAAGATGCGATTTACATGGGATTACCATGCTCCTTCCCTTGAACAAAAGCAGGAAGCTTTGATACCTGCTTGAGAATGAAATCCTAGAGTGAGactttagggaaaaaaaaaagaaaaaagaaaaactaaaaataaaagtgcTATATTGGTGGTTAAAATTTGTAGTAACACCTAAATGATGCCTTTGAAAATAATCAGCCTCTTATGGTTCTGAAAAAAGGAGGCTTAAATGCATAATAAATTGCTGAAATTGATAACTAAAAATATAGTCAGCATGAAATTAACAAGGTGGAATGAGTTGTGTATTGCAATACATAGGCTATAAACTTTGTCAGTCATATAGCTTAAACCGAAGAACTCATTGGAAAAGTTTATGATAAAGTTGTAAACATTACCAATAAACTCCTGCCTGGGCACCTAAAAGCTATACCACACTCACACAGCAGTGGATCATGGATCAGCAATTTCTATGAGTTTAAACTTGAAACTTGATGATATAGTCAAAATGGGAATAATTTTGATGTGCTCTATATCTGAGGTACTTCACTTTGCTAATATCACTTCCTACATGCACACATTTTAATGCTACGGTCCCAAGTTTGCACTAGGGAGATATTGAAACATCAAAAATCAagagtatttttgttttttgcatgaaaaaacagaaagaaactTGAACAACAGCTGAGGGTCGAAAAGGTAACATCTAGAAATCTCTCCTCTATATTGGGTTTGAAAAATGGCTAGTAGTAGGTCAAAGTTGGATGATTAAAGAGGAAGAGGAGTTTGGCATTATCAAATAACCTCCTGACATTGTTTGCTTTCGCATTATCAAAATAACCTCTTGACATCGTTTGCTTCCTACCTCCGGAAGACCTGTTCATATGAATTTATGTGTTGCAAATGAGAGGTACAAGAATTGCACAGTGTAAGTGTTTTTAATAATAACGAATGTATGAAGATCTTAAGTCTACACCCTACTTTAAGAGTTTGTTTTAATCCCTTTGCTGGCTACAGGTCTATGGCCATGTACAAAGATCTTAAGTCTAGGTAGTGCATAAGTTGGTTTTGTATACCTTTCTTGTGGGTCTCGTGTTTTGCAATTTGCACTTTGCTTTTGTGTTCTGTGACATCTAAACACTTTAGTATTCCTGTCCCTGATTGAAGCTTTTGTATTTTACTGTCAGGGTTAATCATGCTAAGGAGTATTTAGCAAATGCCTGTCCATGGTGTGATGGAAAGGTTTGACCTCTGACCTGCCTTATTTTTATACCAATCCTTGCCCATATGAAATGTCATCTTGTTTTGCCTTTGGATCTGCATAAACTGACCTTGTTTTTCCCTCTATACAACATGGTAACTTTCATTTTGTAGAAATTCCTAAATCAAATTTGCTTCTGGAATTTTAGATATGTGGCGATGCTTCTTTTCCCATGCAGACAGTTTTGCATTTCCAAATTCATAAGAGTAGGAAAAAGTTTTGACCAGGTAAATTGTCATGAATTCAACAGGGGTACAACTTAAAAGCACGCAAACCATTAGAACAAGAGATGTATAACCCAGAGGTATGCATAACTTTCAGTTTTGATCCCTAATTGGTTAAGAATTCAATCTTGTTTATCCTTGTGTAGGATTTGGAGTTATCTGCTTTATACACAGATGCCTCTGGTTCATTCCATGTTACTTCATTTAAAGCGAAGGATTTGTCTGATTCATGGGTCTGGAGAACTTCTGACAGCACCAAGGATACCAAACCATATGAAGATGAGgttcacatctctctctctctctctctctctctctctctcaacatgCAAAGACAGAGCAACAATCacatgcaaaaaataaaaaaaaatggaaatgtgaACATTGAGCAGATGGCTGTCTTCTCCTTATGATTTCGCATAAAGCAGAATCTTGATGAACGTATGCCAATTGCCAAATAGGAGGTATCAAGTGGACGATTGAGTCAATACATTGCAATTTTATGGCAACACTGTATAGTTTGTGGAAGAGAGTTGATTGGTTGAAATCCACTTAACacatgaagaaattgaattaAGATCTCTTCAtgaacttcatcaatttttttcccttttaaatgGTGAATGTATGAATTGAGTTATGCTGTTGATTGTATTCTTACGTAGATCAAGGAAGGATCGTTGCAGCATGATCTACATGAGCAAGAGAGTGGTTCAGATATCTGGAATCAAGAAATAGCTGGAAAATTTTCTCACCATTGGCATGCGTCTCAAAGCAATCCGGTGAAACTTAAGAGACGGGTAAGATcccaaatttaaatattagaGTGACGTACTTCATAAAGGGCCTTAGACTTGCTGAATGTGCAAGTTCCTGATTCTAGATGTCCATTCTATAGAGAGTATT
This window of the Nymphaea colorata isolate Beijing-Zhang1983 chromosome 2, ASM883128v2, whole genome shotgun sequence genome carries:
- the LOC116248619 gene encoding homoserine kinase codes for the protein MSSWVLDRSGPPKLHLKTQSLKPLTLLPQASTAALGTHSLYLLCFSTTSSSSSSPNPEMIASVRHLLPIPNLNPTPSHHRRPSAIVICSSRVEASTRKAEPLPVFSTVRSFAPATVANLGPGFDFLGCAVSGIGDHVTVVVDPSVKPGRVAITAVHGAPKLTLDPMNNCAGIAAIAVLRALGVRSVGVSLTLEKGLPLGSGLGSSAASAAAAASAVNALFGDLLSGNDLVLAGLESEAKVSGRHADNIAPSILGGFVLVRSCDPLELIRLPFPAGRELLFVLVSPEFEAPTKKMRAVLPEEIAFKDHIWNSRHAAAVVAALAAGDVAALGAAMSADRIVEPRRSPLIPGMVAVKEAAVAAGAFGCTISGAGPTAVAVTDDQAKGQAIGEAMAEAFLKVGGLRSKVSVQRLDHEGARVVSSIPH